GGAGGATTTAGATGCTGTGATAATTAATACACCACATTACCTTCATTATAAAATAGCTATGGATGTTATGAAAATGAATAAACATGTGTTAGTGGATAAACCAATGGCTATAAGCTTAAAAGAAACTGATGAAATGATAAATGAAGCAAGAAAGAGAAATGTAAAATTAGGTGTTATCCTTCAATCAAGGTTTGATTCTGCAGTTAAGAAAGTTAAAGAAGCTATTGATACAGGAAAATTCGGACGCTTGATATTAGGGGAAGCTGTTGTAGAATGGTTTAGGGAACAAGAATATTATGATAAAAGTTCATGGAGAGGAAAATGGAGTACGGAAGGGGGAGGAGCTTTAATTAATCAGGCTATCCATACTATAGACTTACTTTTATGGCTGTTTGGTCAACCTAAACAACTTTGGGCACAGATTGACACATTTTTACATAATATAGAAGTTGAAGATTTAGCTGTGGCTGCAATTCGTTTTGAAAATGGAGCTTTAGGGATTATCCAAGCAAGTACAGCAATTTATCCTGGATTACCAGCTAAATTAGAAGTTCATGGAACTAAAGGGACAGCTATAATTGAGGGAGAAATTCTTAAAAGATTATCTATAATGGAAGAAAAAGAAGTAATTAGTGAGAAAACTAAAGATAAACTTGAATCTTGGGTTCGTCCAGAAAGAGTTCCAGTTATGAATCATGCATCATTAATTAAAGATTTTGCTCAATCAATAATCGATGACAGGAAACCATATGTGGATGGTATAGAAGGTAGAAAATCAATAGAGTTAATTATGGCTATTTATAAATCAAGTAAAACTAACAGTATTATTAATTTTCCATTTGAAGAAAATTAAGATTTTTAAAATATCAATTAAATATTGATAATGGCAACTTTAATATTTTTAAATAAAAGTTTTTAAATTTGTA
The Nitrososphaerota archaeon DNA segment above includes these coding regions:
- a CDS encoding Gfo/Idh/MocA family oxidoreductase, producing MIGTGVGANLCAQALFTISKSNIAQLIAVTSQKEGHAKEFASKWNLKSWYTDYIKMLQKEDLDAVIINTPHYLHYKIAMDVMKMNKHVLVDKPMAISLKETDEMINEARKRNVKLGVILQSRFDSAVKKVKEAIDTGKFGRLILGEAVVEWFREQEYYDKSSWRGKWSTEGGGALINQAIHTIDLLLWLFGQPKQLWAQIDTFLHNIEVEDLAVAAIRFENGALGIIQASTAIYPGLPAKLEVHGTKGTAIIEGEILKRLSIMEEKEVISEKTKDKLESWVRPERVPVMNHASLIKDFAQSIIDDRKPYVDGIEGRKSIELIMAIYKSSKTNSIINFPFEEN